Proteins encoded in a region of the Lathamus discolor isolate bLatDis1 chromosome Z, bLatDis1.hap1, whole genome shotgun sequence genome:
- the RPL37 gene encoding large ribosomal subunit protein eL37, producing MTKGTSSFGKRRNKTHTLCRRCGSKAYHLQKSTCGKCGYPAKRKRKYNWSAKAKRRNTTGTGRMRHLKKVYRRFRNGFREGTTPKPKRAAVAASSSS from the exons ATG aCGAAGGGTACATCGTCATTTGGTAAGCGGAGAAATAAGACTCACACCTTGTGTCGCCGATGTGGGTCCAAGGCATACCATCTGCAGAAGTCTACCTGTGGAAAATGTGGTTACCCTGCTAAGCGTAAGAGAAAGT ATAACTGGAGTGCAAaggctaaaagacgcaacaccACTGGTACTGGTCGCATGAGGCACCTGAAGAAGGTCTACCGTCGGTTcag GAATGGATTCCGTGAGGGAACCACCCCGAAGCCCAAGAGAGCAGCTGTTGCAGCCTCCAGTTCATCATAA